DNA from Asterias amurensis chromosome 7, ASM3211899v1:
AGTCATCACAGGTTGCTTGATTTATTAACGAGCAAAAGTCTGATAAATCtgccataaaaacaaacaaaaattttaacAATTAAATATTAACAGATGTtcatttgcatcggggatataaaatatattcattttggttttaccaatgtACACagatgtgtgctagcactgtatacagtattttcccgagttctgtggtaaaaaatcacaggcatatgcctggttaggattcgaacccacgacctttttaAAGCAGTGTCATACGAACTATCTAGCGTATTCATGACTACAAAAGGGCAACATTATACGCTGTTATTTATTTAACCTTTTGAAAGTCAGTATAATGTTAATTGTATATAAACtaacagtaggcctacagaagaaaaaaacaagaaattacatattcaaacacacacacaaaacaggTATTCAAAGACGAGCAGTAATCAATTGCTTATACACGAGttacagtttaaaggaacacgttgccttggatcggtcgagttggtctttgaaaagcgtttgtaaccgttttttataaaatgcatatgggtagaaagatgttgtaaaagtagaatacaatgatccacacaaacatgcctcgaaattgcgtggttttccttttacctcgtcgactaacacggtcggccatttatgggagtcaaatttttgactcccataaatggccgaccgtgttagttcgcacagtaaaaggaaaaccacgcagtttcgaggcaaacttgtgtggatcattatattctacttttaaaacatctttccaaccatatgaattttattaaaaaaacggttacaaacgctttttatagaccaactcgtacgattcaaggcaacgtgttcctttaaacaagtaATTGTTGAATATTTATCTGCCagtggtttgttgttgttgatgtaaaGGTCACCAGTCAACAAAACAAGCTTCTAGCAGAGAGGGCTGCATTTAAGGCAATAAAATCCCCAATAATTACTGTACTCTTTGTTCTATTAGAAATCACAAACTTGAAAAGGTTATCTTTTACATTAGGCATAATGTAATCCTGAGATAACCATAACATTTTTAAACGAAATGGACAGCAAAAAGAAAAAGTGCATTGTACGTTATTTTGAACTGGAGTGACGACATTTTAAATGTCTCACAACATGTGATTGGTATGCCTATCTATAGACATAATACCTCTGGCTTATATGGGACCGTTCAATTATTTTAAACCCTCTATAAatgtagattttttttattatattcagTAAATTTAAAACTACATTTTAAATGTGGTGGTCATTCGACGCATGCAAAGACTGGAAGACCACTTGGATCTAAAAGATTACAGAATTTAAACTCAGTGTGTTTCTGTCTGAGTTGGGCTAGCATCTTCCACATGATTTATGCGATCTGTCAGAACTCACAGTAATCCAGTCGCTTTTATGCTTCGGTGAATTGCTTGGCCAAAAGAGGGAATAGTGTTTTTGAGAActcacaaaataacaagaaatGTAAAGGCCTAATTCAAAGCGCAAAAACGGTGGTTAGCgatttgagatattgccgaaaatctgggGCGATTATGTCCACAAAGGACAAATAATCCCGAACAGATTGagaatgttttttaatatatttcttTCTAGGGtatcatggccgagtggttaagagcatcgaattcaagttctggtgctaagtcaccagagtgtgggttcgaatcccggtcgtgacacttgtgtccttgagcaagatactttactataattgcttctcttcacccaggggtataaatgggtacctgcgagggtagaggttgatattgtgaatgaaaagcctttggggcgatataaactgttgcccaggttgtgtacttcaaagggagctgagaaacattaaacaaaaaaaagatgTTATTTGCCcttatggagcaacttgcgccataaacgttgcgcaagtggacttacgcagttgcgtaaagttcgtgaaatcggctacagGGCACTTAAAGCGCATTGaaacggttattgtgaaatgcgctatataagaattgttattattaaaaacacgTTCCTTTGGGAATGTCCCTCAACATgatatacattatcaacagatTGTGTGTATTCCTGGTAGGGATTTTTATTCCTGCTTGGACATAATATTCACTCCGGATGCTCGGCGATATCTAAAcaacgcaaccaccttttgattGATAAACTtttgaacggttccaaaaaaccAAGGGTAACTTCACCTTTTAaccaacacaaacaataactGTGTTACCTTCTGGGGGATTGCAGTTTGTGCATTCCACCACCGTTAAGTTTCCAAGCTCTCCGTCAGTAACGGCTTGAGCCACTGTAAGGTCAAACACCTGCTGTCCTGTCAGGCTTTGATCTTCCGGTCTCATGGTGGTGAAGTTGTACACAGCATTTTGCCTAATGATAACACTACCTTTCCTGTTTACAAGAAAATTGAGATAAAACAATGTTGGTCATTTTAATCATTATAATCCTCCGTAAACATCCCCAATATTTGGGTGGGTTTTAATTCCTTTTATAAAGATCTTACTATTGGATTTATTAACTGAAACGGTTAACTGAATTGATTTAAATTGagttgaattaaattgaatttgtttaattagGATGTCCATTGCGGTCAAGGGTCATAATTGCAGAAAAAATACAGTAGAAAAAAACAGActataaacaacaaaaaaaaagtcactGTAAACATATATAGTACAATATGTCACAATATCAAAAACGTAGGCGTTTAACCACTGATACAACACTTGCAATCATCACGCACTACTTATATAAAATAGTTATGTACAATGCAGGATAATTTTAAAGAATTTCACAATGTGATGCTATTCAAAGGTTATAGTTGTACTTAAAGGAGgtgtgttttatattattaatttaGATAAGCTAATGTTTAACCtgtttaaaaatgtcaaaaccACTTAACAAACATCGCTCAAACAGCCATAAAAATGAACTGTCATCGTGATTCAACACAAGAAAGCCACGTGATTGAACCACTAGAGAATTAAGTTGACATCATAGGATAGCaaaataacaccaatgtaataatgttggcaaaaataaatgttattttaacaccctgtGGTGTAAATTGTGATATTTCGCTTTCGttacataatattattatatgatGTGACAACACCACGGTGGTGACCGATTTGGTGTTGGTGACAACTTGTGTAGTATGGGATTGGAGGTATTGCATCGTTAGATATCAATATATTATATTTGGTGTTacttgtgtgtatctacttacaTAGATTATGTTCTGTTgataacttgtcttgctttatatccTACTTTTACTTTCACAATATTTGGCTTCAGGCCGGCaaccttttaaatattttgaccGATTTGATATTGTTGACAATGTTCTTAATGTCTGTCTTAAGAATGGCTTTAactacccttttttttttaagtataccAGTTTGGTATTTTCAATAAGATTAAGCTCAACTGTTAGGGACATTACCTTTAACTACTGTCAGTATTGCGCGTCAAGAGTTAAGTGCATTGAACAATGACGCACATTGTATTACCATAATAGGGACTAGCGAATGCATTAACCCAACAATGGCATTTAATGATTATGTTTCGTGAACTCAAGTGGTTTTTAGGAATGTAAATGAAACTATTTGTTTCCCCTCACCTTAGTTGAAGTATTTCAACTCGTAAAAATCCATCGATACGGCTGTATAGAGCCTCGACCTAAGGGAGTAGGAATTGATAGAGTTGTGTTAAAATACATAATTATTTACTTCATTCATCATAAATTCAAGCACGGATTGGCAGTAAGTCCAAAACCAAACATTATGCCTACATGGTAATAgcataataatacaaaaagctGTGTTAGTCTAGGGTAGATAGAACAAGGAGTGACGTGGCAATTAAGTAATGCCTAATAACATTTGACTAAATAATAGCTGCATGAACCTTCCCAGATCTATACTTCATCAGATGGTAATCAATTATAAAATAAGTATTATGCTTTACGCTTCTTCCAGGCAAAGTGTGCGACAAAAGGTCGAAAACAATAAAATGGCTCTAGACATAAATATATGTAGTAGTACTAGGCCTGCAATATAATTGTTGCTTGTTGTTGCTAAAATTGTAGAACTTTACCTTCCTATATATAATAACTTATGAATGGCAAACAAGCGTTCACGCTCCGTTTTCATTGTTaaagtggacactaatggtaattactcaaaataattattgttataaagccttacttagaaacgagtaatgggagctgatgatataaaatattgtgagaaacggctccctctgaagtaacgtagttttcgagaaagaagtaactttccacgaatttgatttcgagaccttgaattagattttgaggtctcgaaatcaagcatccagctgaaagcacacaacttcgtgtgacaagggtgttttttctttcattattatctcgcaacttcgatgcccaattgagctcaaatgtcacaggtttgttattttgtgcatatgttgtacaccaagagagaagactggtctttgacaataaattaCCAATGGGAGTTAATGGGTAGCGACCTTTCCCTTAGCGACAGCATTCCCTTGATTCGGCACTAATTGCGCTCATTCTGTCAATTTGGTTGAGAGCATCTGTCAGAAATCAATTTATGTcccattttgattaattttcatTGTCATTTCTTGATCGTTAACCAGCAGGAAAACTGTATAAAACGATAATCAATTAACGGTGGTATTTGCATGAGGAGGGCTTCGCCCTGCACTGGATGAACACAATATAAATTTAAAGCAATTcgacaaacaaatataaaaattgTGCAATGTTATGATCAAAATGTCAATTCAGCATAAAATAAagattatttaaataatttgtacacTTTAAAGGAGGATTTGTTAACATTTATTTATGCATTGAGACTTAATTGATATACGGTAACCCATTCAAAACGAGTGTTTTTCAATATAGTCTAtaccagatttaaaaaaaaaacaacttcgAGCGGCATTTgtgagtaaaagttggtaacagACCTGATTTAACCTGAATACCGAGGCTAATTTTGAGTCCTTCACcgtgaattttatttttaaacaatacagaaaacctagcagacgaGAAAAAAATCCAGTTTGTGTGTTGCTGGCAGTATAACGCATTGTTAGTGGTGTTTGTACACACGGACAAATTTCACACAAGAAGATGATCATAAGATTCAGaaacaaaggacaacaaaataatatatgtcccctccattgataaaacaatccACCTCTCCCTTTTAAGTTGGGTGTgaagaacaagaaaaacaaatctcttTATCTATTATTACCACTCAATCCACAAGTATACACTCCTATTGTTTTTGTATgacagggttttttttcagaatagTTCAAGATATAGAGTGCAAATATCAAGCAACATTTTGAAGTGTTTCAGTTTGATGTCACTTTATATAATGTCCAATAAATAACTCAATGTacataaattataaacaaatgtgTTGTAGTATTTGGGCTCCCATCCCTGTCCTTACAGAAACGtttctataaaagaaaaaaacagaattaatagtacacaacacatagcaattcaattgaataatgacttgcgaaaaaacacaaatcatcaTGCAGATGGACTATCATTCAGGAAACTGATAATCAAACATAcaattttgtaaacatgtaaatTTCCTTTCGGGAGATACAGTtacatgacaatacaaaaatgCCTCTATGGAGTCGACGCATAGCATTCCATTCAAGCTGATATTTCCCAAAATCCAATAgtgtttttcataaaattaaCCTGATTTTATGTTATGATATATGATATAATTATACCGGAGAAGGTATCCGTGTAGTACTGAAACAACACTGACacagatacatgtacagcaGCTTGGTGCAAGGAGGCATCTTCTTTTCAGTGTATGTCATCCTTTACAGCATCCACTTATGTACAGAGTCATCTAAATCAAAAATCATATACTATCACATTGCAAAGAAGTCCacttttttgtttagcaaaacaatttgccaCAGTTTGTACTCCAAACTCTGATTGCTAATATCGAAGATACGCACACCTTTCATGAATGACATTGCTGCGTCCTAGctgacatacaaaaataaattataggagtctatacttgtggattgagcggtaataatgaattaagagatatttgtttttttccttgtttCTCACACCCAGCTGAAGAGAGGGGTGAATTGTTTTAGCAATGAAGGggatacatattttgttgtcctttgtttCGGAATCTTACTGTCGTGCGTGAAACGTGTACGTGTGAAAACACGACTAACAATGTGTTGTactgccaacaaacaaacaactggAATTTATTCTTTAATTGTAAGCCTTCAACAGTTAGATTGGTTCGTCAACTGTGGAGAATACTTTCTAAAACGGGGAGAATACTTTCTAAAACGGGGTGAATTGTAATCGAAAAATGAGTTACTTTAAAATTCcataaaatcaaattttttgacTGGTAAGATAATTTCAAGCCATGAGTGTGGACCTAAAAGGTAACCTATTCAAAAACAGGGAGCACTGAAAAGTTGATATACAATACAATTGTCTGTATGATTGTTGAGTCTAGACTACAcctggtaggcctacctgtttaagtagtctaggcctacattataagagaaaataatcaactggtgtttttaacaacagagaaattatgttcaaataataaataactctttattagaaaaaaaaacaccaactcaaatacttttaaatttacattgaaagcacctgttggtccctctgaaagtgcaatttgGTTGTATATACATCCAGTACAATCAAAAAAATGTCacggatacctgacctgcaccgtggtacctgccctgtatggtatcctgacaacatcaatgtggaaccacagcagaacctgactatttttcacgtgagaagtccgtcgtctgctaggttttctgtatttttttaaatttaatttttcagGGCTGAAGGACTAAAAATTAGCCTAAGTATTCACTATTTTCGGACTCAGCGCCCCAAAATAACGACACAAACAAATGTCACTTACCCCAGCCTTATATTTGATGATCAATTCCTCACACTGTGTCGACGATGAATTCATTTCGGGTCGACACAACGTCGACTCCTCTGAAATCGCTAACTCTATAAGGATTGTCTTCTCAGGATTATCTGCTcagataataaaataaaataaatcataattttataaGCTGGTGAaaactctgctaagcaaattcctATTTCTAAGTAAGAAAcgagtggggtaccagtcaaaGCAATGTAATGAACGGTATTTGGAGCGGTAACCTATGTTTAGCTACGCAAGAGTTTTCTGTGCTAAACAAGTTTGTGTGTGCTTATATGCTTTATAATATTGGACCCAGCAGCTGGTGGGTACaattcaacaacatttattGCCATTTCACAATCAATATTACAGGTATCATACAAAATAAAGACATTAAAACAGCTAATTATACTAAATAATAATAGGAAGAAAAGGACAGAGTATATAAGTGAAATGGTGGCAATCCCCGGTGAGCGTTTGCTTGATTTAGGGATGCCATACAGGACAAGACAAACAAcggacacaaaataaaaacacatttacaGACATACGGACAGACAAGAGGGCAATCAAACAACACTAACAGAAATAACTTCAATAATTTACATGTTTAACATTTAAGGGTGTGCAAATCATTGGTAAGGTTTAACTTTATAAAGCAAGATTAGTTTACttcaaaaactggggtgttaaatttAACACCATTGGTGTGGTAACATAACGTTTCTTTAATACGCTGttataaattttaaaacttttgttttactatCCGTATGTGACACAACCCTCATATcgatgttaaagccattatacactttcggtaaacagtattgtccaaaggcccacacttcgtatatcacaacttatatataaaataacaaacctgtgagtcgggagaaaataacgggacaccccacccttgttttccgcacgtttcgcagtgtcatgagatgtgtttaaaataaatccgtaattctcgatatcgagaattgatcattgttttttttttttttttttttaaagtaaagcatttcatggaataatatttcaagagaagtctttcaccattaccttctgtaaaccctgtaggttatttgtaaatctgtggacttttttttcctgttccgaaagtgtccaatggctttaactcttTAACAGTTTTGTGCAGTGTACACAACTCGCATTGTAAACAGGTTGTAACGGTAGACAAACTTAGCTCGGATCTCGTGAATCCATAACCTAATGCAAACAAACATAATGACGGGTTTTCCACTATTGTCTTGTGACTCTAATGACCAATTGGGctaacttgatttttttttctattataTCATGTACTCACAAAATGGATGGTctgtgataaaaacaaaaatttcccACGAGCTTTTAAGAGAAACCAACTTTCCTTTGGACGGGCAACCctaacaaaattttgaaaagaagAAAGTCGCTTACTTTTAAAAACTGGCGGTCGATCACTTGGTACGTTAGGTGTCTCCGTCGGACCATACGTAGTCTCTTGAGGGGGTGCAGATGATGATAATGATCTAATATCCGTGGTCATTTCATTTCCATTCACAGTGGAGAACGTCACGGTGACTTCTTGATCAGTTGTGGAGGTTTCAATTTCTGAAGTTGTAAAGTTAATTGATGGTGTATTTGTGGTGTTTGGTGTAAAAGTGGTATTGTCAGGTTGAACAGTTGTGAGGTTGTTGAATGTTTCTGTAGGTGTAACAGGGCTACTGAATGGTGTATTTGTGGTGTGTGGTATAGATGTGGAACTTTCAGTTTGACCTGTTGGTGTCACAGGGCTACTAAAGGGTGTTGTGGTGTTCGATTCGAAGGTAGAATTGTCTGGTTGTTCTGTAGGCGTTACAGGGCTACTGAATGGTGTATTTGTGGTGTTTGATATAGATGTGGAATTTTCAGTTTGACCTGTTGGTGTCACAGGGCTACTAAAGGGTGTTGTGGTGTCCGATTCGAAGGTAGAATTGTCTGGTTGTTCTGTAGGCGTTACAGGGCTACTGAATGGTGTATTTGTGGTGTTTGATATAGATGTGGAATTTTCAGTTTGACCTGTTGGTGTCACAGGGCTACTAAAGGGTGTTGTGGTGTTCGAATCGAAGGTAGAATTGTCTGGTTGTTCTGTAGGCGTTACAGGGCTACTGAATGGTGTATTTGTAGTGTTTGGTATAGAAGTGGTAATGTCAGTTTGCTCAGTTGTGAAGTTGTCAGATGTTTCTGTTGGTGTTTCGAGTGTACTAAATTGTGTATATGTGGTGTTTGATATGACGGTGGAAGTGTCAGGTTGCTCTGTTGTGGCGTTTTCAAGTGTTTCCGTCGGTGTTACAATGCTAATGTATGGTGTATTTGTGGTGTTTGATATAACGGTGGAAGTGTCAGGTTTTTCTGTAGTGCCGTCTTCTACTATTTCCGTAAGAAAAATAGTCGAGATGCCAAGTTCCGTGGAGTTCTCGATCGGCTCTGTTGGAGTTGTAAACCAGACTGTCGTTACGTCAGTTGCTGTTTCAGACACCTGTGTTGGTGTTGAGAAGTTGCCCATTGGTGTTGCTGTTTCAGACACCTGTGTTGGTGTTGAGAAGTTGCCCATTGGTGTTGCTGTTTCAGACACCTGTGTTGGTGTTGAGAAGTTGCCCATTGGTGTTGCTGTTTCAGACACCTGTGTTGGTGTTGAGAAGTTGCCCATTGGTGTTGCTGTTTCAGACACCTGTGTTGGTGTTGAGAAGTTGCCCATTGGTGTTGCTGTTTCAGACACCTGTGTTGGTGTTGAGAAGTTGCCCATTGGTGTTGCTGTTTCAGACACCTGTGTTGGTGTTGAGAAGTTGCCCATTGGTGTTGCTGTTTCAGACACCTGTGTTGGTGTTGAGAAGTTGCCCATTGGTGTTGCTGTTTCAGACACCTGTGTTGGTGTTGAGAAGTTGCCCATTGGTGTTGCTGTTTCAGACACCTGTGTTGGTGTTGAGAAGTTGCCAATTGGTGTTGCTGTTTCAGACACCTGTGTTGGTGTTGAGAAGTTGCCCGTTGGTGTTGCTGTTAGCGAGATACTGAGGGGTTGTTCAGAGCTGCTAGACGGCTCACTCGTTGGGTTCAATGAGCTCTCTGGTGTAGCGAATGTTGTCCTGATAATTTCTGGAAACAGCAATCACAAAAAAGGATAGCAATTAAATCTTCTTCTCGTCCTGGTTAACATCTTGATTATTCTTAAGTATTTCTTGTCATATAACCAAGGAGGCTTCACAAGTGAGATTACATCACTCGTCTgatgaggaaacctgtaaataaGACTGCTTGCTATAATGTGAACCAGCAGCACCAGGTTGAACCTCTTTACTCTTCcacgataagtgttctgggttcttttacgtgcactacCGATCATGTATACAATGGCTAACATGGAGTTTACGGCTatccacgcccccccccccatggcgCTATACTTTAACACACTGTTTTCCTCTTGTGCAgatgtagccccccccccccgcgctCCTAGAACCCTCTAAAGGATTCCTGAGATGCCAAAGCACAATGGGGATACAATAAggcagctcccccccccccccccactacaCAGTGCCCTCATCGAGCCCCAAATGCCAATCCTGTGACCCATGACTGTAATGTCCAACTCGAAAGACAAAGCACTTTAAATAAAgcatattgggtgcgttcgtttagcttccctgggtcgactccggtgtgtggcgttctgtttttccaggacgaacgtgtgcagataaattcccacgttcgtcctgaaaaaaaacgccacacaccggggtcgacccataggaagctaaacgaacggaCCCTAAGTTCAATGAGGCAGGTGAcacgaccgggacttgaacccacactctgctgatcagaaacaacacaGCTTGAGTCTAATGCTCTTTAAGAACATAATAGCTTATGCTCCTATACACATCACCTCAAGATTAAGTTTCATAAACAGGAAATTGCTGCTAATAAATTAAAATGGGGGACCAGTGGTAAAAATGTAAATGGAATTTTGGCCGTTGAtctttttctgttaagcaaaatgtTTCCCCTCCGAaagttttgtgtgcttacaaGCTTGGTGAAATTGTGGGACAAAACACTAAATTTGGTTAAACACTAGCGTGTTGAACTTGTTTGCCTCGGAAAAGACCGAGCCTTCACAAAACCGCCACCATCGCCCCTACATTGTTGTCCAAAATCCACGTGAACAGAAAGCTCGGTGGTTATTAGGCGGGAATCAACACTATCTTAGGGACTTTAGAATTTGATTATTTGGTAAAATGAACACTTGAGCTCCTGTCTTTCCACCTGTGGCTCGAGCCGTATTGTTAGAAACCGCCACCATTCAATTCACCGCCCAGTGGTGTAAACAGACGAGAATAGTCTTTCGTCGGGACGAGATAAGCTCCTTTTTGACCTTTGAGCTTCCGATTTACCAGACGTAAAGTTCTTAGCCAAACCACttaaaaatgtaaaagaaaatgGTGAGATCAGATCAAATAAAAAGGCTTGGACGTTCCAATGTCATTTCGTCACATACTAACCCACACTATGACCACCGAGTTATTCCAAACATTTTAAGGACCCACCCTTGACCAACAATTCCGGTGAGGTTTTGTTGTctattaataatttattgattacGGTTTTGGCGGGATGGGTAGTAAAACAAGAATGCTTGACAACTTCTGGTGTTGGCATTGACACATAATTTTGCGGCAATGCTCTTAAAAGAGTCATAAACCGCTTTTGTATTTCGGTTGCCTTTCCCATGTGCGGCATGTCGTTGGCATGGTGCTAGAAGCAACACTTTGAGTAAACGCCAAACAAACCAACTGATGCAAAATTGTGGGGGAGGGGATTCTAATGGAATTCTACTCCGTGGTAGGCTAagagaatataaagcaagacaattattaaaagaacataatctacctggcaagcagattcacacatgttgttaccgcaaaccaatttGGAgttctgttaaagccattggacactttcggtaaacagtatt
Protein-coding regions in this window:
- the LOC139939871 gene encoding uncharacterized protein, giving the protein MARYYKACLMVYKAVVILMVCHLNTVLADGSEIIRTTFATPESSLNPTSEPSSSSEQPLSISLTATPTGNFSTPTQVSETATPIGNFSTPTQVSETATPMGNFSTPTQVSETATPMGNFSTPTQVSETATPMGNFSTPTQVSETATPMGNFSTPTQVSETATPMGNFSTPTQVSETATPMGNFSTPTQVSETATPMGNFSTPTQVSETATPMGNFSTPTQVSETATPMGNFSTPTQVSETATDVTTVWFTTPTEPIENSTELGISTIFLTEIVEDGTTEKPDTSTVISNTTNTPYISIVTPTETLENATTEQPDTSTVISNTTYTQFSTLETPTETSDNFTTEQTDITTSIPNTTNTPFSSPVTPTEQPDNSTFDSNTTTPFSSPVTPTGQTENSTSISNTTNTPFSSPVTPTEQPDNSTFESDTTTPFSSPVTPTGQTENSTSISNTTNTPFSSPVTPTEQPDNSTFESNTTTPFSSPVTPTGQTESSTSIPHTTNTPFSSPVTPTETFNNLTTVQPDNTTFTPNTTNTPSINFTTSEIETSTTDQEVTVTFSTVNGNEMTTDIRSLSSSAPPQETTYGPTETPNVPSDRPPVFKNNPEKTILIELAISEESTLCRPEMNSSSTQCEELIIKYKAGVEALYSRIDGFLRVEILQLRKGSVIIRQNAVYNFTTMRPEDQSLTGQQVFDLTVAQAVTDGELGNLTVVECTNCNPPEDLSDFCSLINQATCDDFLEPQCVNGYVICRSPCKGTPDYCNQRGVCSQASNAEPVCQCTDNAEAWISGGRCEVFVSKIWVLVGVCFGAGFLIIVVAVVLYLCCRRCQNRNLTGARKKSFLTGDDFDGEVYMLNSHALDDSLVPGRSGPSNHVTAFSGGLDGPASTFGKQDEGENEYIDIIDERRPQPRITSYCQDVPVVKLCMDDGSQATPGVSDAAAVEKDIGEPPTPQAMENIYF